GCCCGTTCAATCCATCACGCCGCGTTTCGCGCGATCTCGACCGCTGCGCCCCGTTTCGTTCACAAATTCGTTCACAACACGTGCCCAAGCCGAGGGGCGTTAGCGGCTACTCGGACGCATCCGGGTTGTTCAGAATCGCCTCGTAGTCGCGCCCGCCATAGAAGACGCCGATGACCACCACCGCGTGGTCCAACACGGCGAACGCGATGATGACCCGCCGCCTGAAGCCGACGGTCCGCAGTCCTGGCCTGATGTCGTCACGCGCTGTGCCGCGATGTGGGAAGGCGGCCAGATCCTCGCAGAACGTAACGATGGTGTCCGTGAAGCGCGCAGCGACTTCTGAGGAAGCAGCGTCGGCGATGTAGCGATACAGCTCTACGAGGTGGTCTTGCGCCTCGGGGGTGAAGACGACGCTGAGGCTCACATGCTCCCGGCCTGCTCGGCCTCCAGCCGCGCCCGCACACTCTGCGCACTCACGGCGCGCGAAGGATCGGCGGCAACAGCGTCGTACGCCGCGGCCACCTCGTCACGCAACCAGGCTTCCACTGCTTGATCGCGAGCAAACAACGCGCGCAGACCCTCTCGGATCAATTCACTCTCGCTGGCGTACTCCCCGGAGCGCACCCGCTCACGAAGCATATCGGCCATCTCGATCGGGAGCGTGATGCTCAATTGCCTCGTTCTCCGCATGACCGGCCTTTCAGGAGAAGTAGGACTAAATCCTACTCCAGCGCCGCACCCGACCAGCTCACCGCCAGCTGTTGCATAGACCCCTTGAATCCAAGGTTCGAATAGGGTGGTGAATTCGAGTGGGCGCTGCAGCGGTCGAGACCGAGACCTTCCTCTCCGAGCATCCAGAGGAACTCGCACCGGTGGTCGGGTTCCTGGCCGCTCACGAACGCCGTCATGGCTCTGCGGCCCCTCCCGCGCTGATCGGTATTGACGAGCACGACCGCATTGAGCTGCCTGGGGTGGTCCACCAGGCCTTGAGGAAGGTTGTGGCGGCACTTCATGGGGGCAGGGCAGCGACCATCGCACCGGAAACGATGACACTCACCACACAACAGGCGGCCGATCTTCTCGGCGTGAGTCGCCCGACCGTTGTGCGCCTGATCAATGACAACATGCTGCCTGCCGAACGAATCGGCAACCGGCATCGACTTCTGCTCGACGACGTGCTGTCGTATCGCACGGAGCGCCGCACGCGTCAATACGACGCGCTTGCAGCGACCGCCGAGGTCGAACGCGAAGATGATCCCGAAACGATCCGAAAGCAACTTCGCGAAGCACGCCGCGCTATAGCCGCGCGCCGAAACAAATCAGCCCAGCCGAGCTGACCCGAGAGGCG
The window above is part of the Mycolicibacterium rutilum genome. Proteins encoded here:
- a CDS encoding type II toxin-antitoxin system RelE/ParE family toxin; translated protein: MSLSVVFTPEAQDHLVELYRYIADAASSEVAARFTDTIVTFCEDLAAFPHRGTARDDIRPGLRTVGFRRRVIIAFAVLDHAVVVIGVFYGGRDYEAILNNPDASE
- a CDS encoding ribbon-helix-helix domain-containing protein, whose protein sequence is MSITLPIEMADMLRERVRSGEYASESELIREGLRALFARDQAVEAWLRDEVAAAYDAVAADPSRAVSAQSVRARLEAEQAGSM
- a CDS encoding helix-turn-helix domain-containing protein, translating into MGAAAVETETFLSEHPEELAPVVGFLAAHERRHGSAAPPALIGIDEHDRIELPGVVHQALRKVVAALHGGRAATIAPETMTLTTQQAADLLGVSRPTVVRLINDNMLPAERIGNRHRLLLDDVLSYRTERRTRQYDALAATAEVEREDDPETIRKQLREARRAIAARRNKSAQPS